From the Exiguobacterium aurantiacum genome, one window contains:
- the fliI gene encoding flagellar protein export ATPase FliI, which produces MALIDHVLETITASAEDEYVRKVGRVCRVVGLMIESTGPSAFIGERCLIELPSGQHVEAEVVGFNEARVLLMPYGETTQIAPGCMVKGTGRMLQVPVGDELIGQVLDGLGRPLSGEAASPGKRYDVLRKPPNPLERPRILDVLSTGVRVIDGLLTVGKGQRVGLFAGSGVGKSTLLGMIAKRSSADINVIALIGERGREVKEFIEKELGPEGMARSVVIVATSDQPPLVRLKGAYTATAIAEYFRDQGKEVVLMMDSVTRFAMAQREIGLATGEPPTSKGYTPSVFAMLPQLLERSGTAVTGSITAFYTVLVDGDDMNEPIADAVRGILDGHFVMDRSLANRGQFPAIHVLKSISRVMNQIATPMHREVAQTFRGWLATYLDAEDLINIGAYKKGTNPAIDTAIEQYPNLLTFLKQSIEEEAPLEQSLERLAKIVRGEP; this is translated from the coding sequence ATGGCGCTTATTGATCACGTCCTTGAGACGATCACTGCGTCCGCCGAGGACGAATATGTCAGGAAGGTCGGACGGGTGTGCCGTGTCGTCGGACTGATGATCGAATCAACGGGGCCGAGCGCCTTCATCGGGGAACGCTGTTTGATTGAACTCCCCTCCGGCCAACACGTCGAGGCGGAAGTCGTCGGATTCAACGAGGCGCGGGTGCTCCTCATGCCTTACGGGGAGACGACCCAAATCGCCCCGGGCTGTATGGTCAAAGGCACGGGACGGATGCTTCAAGTCCCGGTCGGTGACGAGCTGATCGGACAAGTGCTCGACGGTCTCGGCCGTCCCTTGTCTGGCGAAGCAGCCTCACCGGGAAAGCGCTACGATGTCCTTCGGAAACCGCCCAATCCGCTCGAACGGCCGCGGATTTTAGATGTCTTATCGACGGGCGTCCGCGTCATCGACGGTCTGTTGACGGTCGGCAAAGGACAGCGGGTCGGATTGTTCGCGGGTTCCGGTGTCGGGAAATCGACACTGCTCGGGATGATCGCCAAACGCTCGTCGGCCGACATTAACGTCATCGCCCTGATCGGCGAGCGTGGTCGCGAAGTGAAAGAGTTCATCGAGAAAGAACTCGGTCCGGAAGGGATGGCCCGCTCAGTCGTCATCGTGGCGACGAGCGACCAGCCGCCCCTCGTTCGGTTGAAAGGGGCCTATACGGCTACTGCCATCGCCGAATACTTCCGGGACCAAGGCAAGGAAGTGGTCCTCATGATGGACTCGGTGACCCGCTTTGCCATGGCGCAACGAGAAATCGGTCTTGCGACCGGTGAACCTCCGACGTCAAAAGGGTATACCCCATCCGTGTTCGCGATGTTGCCGCAACTATTAGAACGTAGCGGGACGGCCGTGACGGGCTCGATCACCGCCTTTTACACCGTCCTCGTCGACGGTGACGATATGAACGAACCGATCGCGGACGCGGTGCGCGGTATATTGGACGGTCACTTCGTCATGGACCGTTCGCTCGCGAACCGTGGCCAGTTCCCGGCCATCCACGTCTTAAAATCGATCAGCCGCGTCATGAACCAAATTGCGACGCCGATGCACCGTGAGGTCGCTCAAACGTTCCGCGGCTGGTTGGCGACATACTTGGACGCCGAAGACTTGATCAATATCGGGGCCTATAAAAAAGGGACGAACCCGGCGATTGATACCGCCATCGAGCAGTATCCGAACTTATTGACCTTTTTAAAGCAATCCATCGAAGAAGAGGCCCCGCTCGAGCAATCGCTTGAACGCTTGGCTAAAATCGTGCGAGGTGAACCATGA
- a CDS encoding FliH/SctL family protein: MTSLSNVIKRYHATSLEPQRIDSKPFLEPVSVEQYDQKNEQLEQSREQLRRDEAALQERRNAMEQQLAVLREEVLTSARQEGFDAGFDHGRREGKAEYNELTTRLNTVAVELEQLFDTKWRDAERQLVALAIEVSARVTTQLVRQEEALFADQIREQLLRQLDAESLTVYVHPTRLASIQRFDSEWATPDGPPLKYRADAGLSETSVRIETPHHGNELDLNYSFERIQSKIEEVLADGAY; this comes from the coding sequence ATGACATCGTTGTCTAATGTGATTAAACGCTACCACGCGACATCGCTCGAGCCGCAACGAATCGACTCGAAACCGTTCCTTGAACCGGTGTCGGTGGAGCAGTATGACCAGAAAAATGAACAGTTGGAACAGAGTCGGGAACAGCTTCGCCGAGACGAAGCCGCGCTTCAAGAGCGTCGCAACGCGATGGAACAACAACTCGCGGTGTTGCGGGAGGAAGTGTTGACGTCGGCCCGGCAAGAAGGGTTTGACGCCGGGTTTGATCATGGCAGACGAGAAGGCAAGGCAGAGTATAACGAGTTGACGACGCGGCTGAACACCGTCGCTGTCGAACTTGAACAGCTGTTCGATACGAAGTGGCGGGACGCGGAGCGACAGCTCGTCGCTCTTGCCATCGAAGTCAGCGCCCGTGTCACGACCCAGCTTGTCCGACAAGAAGAGGCGCTGTTCGCCGATCAGATTCGAGAACAGTTGCTCCGTCAGCTCGATGCCGAGTCGTTGACGGTGTATGTCCATCCGACCCGTCTCGCTTCAATTCAACGTTTCGATTCGGAGTGGGCGACACCAGACGGCCCCCCATTGAAGTACCGGGCAGATGCCGGTTTGAGTGAGACGAGCGTACGCATTGAGACGCCGCACCACGGTAATGAGCTTGATTTGAACTATAGCTTTGAACGCATCCAGTCCAAAATCGAGGAGGTTTTGGCCGATGGCGCTTATTGA
- the fliG gene encoding flagellar motor switch protein FliG, with translation MNYAKQPNREKAAMLMISLGPEVAASVYKHLSEEEMEQLTLQISALKKVSSEQKEAIMGEFHELAMAQSYITQGGIGFAKTVLEKAVGEEKAMALIHRLTSTLQVRPFEFARKADPKQLLNFIQNEHPQTIALILAHLEPVKSGQILSELPPEIQSEVAKRIATMDRLNPDVIHEIEQILEKNLSQTDMQDYAQSGGIEAVVEVLNGVDRTTERTILDALEIEDPELAEEIKKRMFVFEDIVTLDSRAIQRIIREVANDDLLLALKVSSEEVKQIIFKNMSQRMVETFKEDMEFMGPVRLRDVEEAQSRIVGIIRRLEDVGEIVISRGGGDDIVV, from the coding sequence GTGAATTACGCAAAACAACCGAACCGGGAAAAAGCGGCCATGCTCATGATCTCGCTTGGACCTGAAGTGGCAGCGAGCGTCTACAAGCATCTGTCGGAAGAAGAGATGGAACAATTGACGTTACAAATCTCGGCCTTGAAGAAAGTATCATCCGAACAAAAAGAAGCGATCATGGGCGAGTTCCACGAACTCGCCATGGCGCAAAGTTATATCACGCAAGGCGGGATCGGGTTTGCGAAAACGGTGCTCGAGAAAGCGGTCGGGGAAGAAAAGGCGATGGCCCTCATCCACCGGCTCACATCGACGCTCCAAGTACGACCGTTCGAGTTTGCCCGCAAGGCCGACCCGAAACAGTTGCTCAACTTCATCCAGAACGAGCATCCGCAAACGATCGCCTTGATCTTGGCTCATCTCGAACCGGTCAAGTCGGGACAGATCCTATCGGAATTACCGCCCGAGATTCAATCGGAAGTCGCCAAACGGATTGCGACGATGGATCGACTCAACCCGGACGTCATTCATGAGATCGAACAGATCCTTGAGAAGAACTTGTCCCAAACCGATATGCAAGACTACGCCCAGTCCGGTGGCATCGAGGCGGTCGTCGAAGTGCTCAACGGCGTCGACCGTACGACCGAGCGCACGATTCTCGATGCTCTTGAAATCGAAGATCCAGAATTGGCCGAAGAAATCAAAAAACGGATGTTCGTCTTCGAAGACATCGTCACGCTCGATTCGCGGGCGATTCAGCGGATTATCCGCGAAGTGGCGAACGACGATCTCTTGCTCGCCCTCAAAGTCTCATCCGAAGAAGTCAAACAGATCATCTTCAAAAACATGTCACAACGAATGGTCGAAACGTTCAAAGAAGACATGGAATTCATGGGGCCTGTCCGGTTGCGTGACGTCGAAGAAGCGCAAAGTCGTATCGTTGGCATCATCCGTCGCCTAGAAGACGTCGGAGAGATCGTGATCAGCCGCGGTGGAGGAGATGACATCGTTGTCTAA
- the fliF gene encoding flagellar basal-body MS-ring/collar protein FliF, with amino-acid sequence MNEKLKERFGSLTGSLQTMKTNRKIFWGLVIAGVLLVAVVLTIWLSRPNMAPLYTNLSAQEAGEVTEKLTADGVKAEIKATSNGVSVYVPSEQVDQLKVSLAAAGIPKSGAIDYSFFSENAGFGTTDREMAVIERSAMQTELERLITQIEGINQAKVIISIPEKSVFLAEDQGEPTASIVLNLGAGTNLEPATVKGLYHLISKSVPNLKPENISVMDQYFTYYDLDQTTTAGGSSTDPLVLKRQVEKDVRQQIQQMLSVLLGERSVLVSVTADIDTTQSAEEQNLVTPVNEESMEGIVTSAERIAEAYTGGTGAATAAGTAENDTVNFPAATGTGGEESEKNHEIINYEVNRITKQIQNAPYSIRDLGVQLIVEPPNGATAIDPQLEGDLETMMYSIIRTSLAKTGEALTEAELEQKVVVVSRPFAETEEAATVEQPTQWWMYAAAAGAVVLLALLFFAMRKRNREPVAESNEWEVPYEDEVPDLDLEERGEGAVKKKQLEKLAESNPEEFAKLLRTWMSEE; translated from the coding sequence ATGAATGAAAAGTTAAAAGAACGATTCGGTTCACTGACCGGTTCCCTTCAAACGATGAAGACGAACCGTAAAATCTTTTGGGGCCTCGTCATCGCTGGCGTACTTCTCGTCGCGGTGGTCTTGACCATCTGGCTGTCGCGCCCGAACATGGCTCCGCTTTATACGAACCTGTCCGCCCAAGAAGCGGGCGAGGTTACAGAGAAGCTGACGGCTGACGGTGTGAAAGCCGAAATTAAAGCGACATCGAACGGTGTGAGCGTATACGTACCAAGCGAACAAGTCGATCAATTGAAAGTCAGCCTCGCTGCAGCAGGCATCCCGAAATCAGGGGCGATCGATTACAGCTTCTTCAGTGAGAACGCGGGCTTCGGGACGACCGACCGCGAGATGGCCGTCATCGAACGGAGCGCGATGCAGACCGAGCTCGAGCGGTTGATCACACAAATCGAAGGGATCAACCAAGCGAAAGTCATCATCTCGATTCCTGAAAAATCGGTCTTCTTGGCGGAAGACCAAGGCGAGCCGACGGCTTCGATCGTCTTAAATTTAGGAGCAGGTACGAATCTTGAACCAGCGACGGTGAAAGGGCTCTACCATTTGATTAGTAAGAGCGTGCCGAACTTGAAACCAGAAAACATCTCGGTCATGGACCAATATTTTACGTATTACGATTTGGACCAAACGACAACGGCCGGAGGATCATCTACCGACCCGCTCGTCTTGAAACGCCAAGTTGAAAAAGATGTCCGTCAACAGATTCAACAGATGCTTTCGGTTCTCTTAGGAGAGCGGAGCGTCCTCGTCTCGGTCACGGCCGATATCGATACGACGCAATCGGCGGAAGAGCAAAACCTCGTGACACCTGTCAACGAGGAGAGCATGGAAGGGATTGTCACTTCGGCGGAACGAATCGCTGAAGCGTACACCGGCGGTACCGGAGCGGCGACCGCGGCGGGCACGGCTGAGAACGATACGGTCAATTTCCCGGCCGCCACCGGCACCGGGGGAGAAGAGAGCGAAAAGAATCATGAAATCATAAATTATGAAGTCAACCGCATCACGAAACAGATTCAAAACGCACCGTACTCAATCCGCGATCTCGGTGTTCAATTGATTGTCGAACCGCCGAACGGGGCGACGGCAATCGACCCGCAACTCGAGGGTGATCTCGAGACGATGATGTACTCGATCATCCGCACATCGCTCGCCAAGACCGGCGAGGCGCTCACCGAGGCGGAGCTTGAACAGAAAGTCGTCGTCGTATCGCGTCCGTTCGCTGAGACGGAGGAAGCGGCTACCGTCGAACAACCGACCCAGTGGTGGATGTATGCGGCAGCAGCAGGTGCCGTCGTCTTGCTCGCGCTATTGTTCTTCGCGATGCGGAAACGCAACCGCGAACCAGTTGCCGAGTCGAACGAATGGGAAGTCCCGTATGAAGACGAAGTTCCGGACCTCGACCTTGAAGAACGAGGCGAAGGGGCCGTCAAGAAGAAACAGTTGGAGAAATTGGCAGAGAGCAACCCTGAAGAGTTTGCCAAACTGCTCCGTACTTGGATGTCTGAGGAGTGA
- the fliE gene encoding flagellar hook-basal body complex protein FliE, protein MQINPIQLIGTQPTVTPTVKETPSQFGTYLNEAMQSLNDVQQATSSARADLAVGKADLHQVMIQSEESSIAMQLAIEVRNKAVEAYQEMMRMQV, encoded by the coding sequence ATGCAGATTAACCCTATACAGTTGATCGGTACACAACCGACCGTAACGCCGACGGTGAAAGAGACACCGTCTCAGTTCGGAACGTATTTGAACGAGGCGATGCAATCGTTGAACGACGTCCAACAAGCGACGAGTTCAGCCCGGGCCGACCTTGCTGTTGGCAAAGCGGATTTACATCAAGTCATGATTCAAAGCGAAGAGTCGTCGATTGCGATGCAACTCGCCATTGAGGTGCGAAACAAAGCGGTCGAGGCCTATCAAGAAATGATGCGAATGCAAGTTTAA
- the flgC gene encoding flagellar basal body rod protein FlgC: protein MGMFDSFHISATALTSQRLRMDTVSANIANAQTTRGKLVDGEWQPYTRKMTVLQEAPFRQQLSAVSGGVEVSQIVEDESPYKLVYDPSHPDSDDRGYVQMPNVDLLKEMVDLMGATRSYEANIAAMNATKAMLVKAMEIGKG, encoded by the coding sequence ATGGGGATGTTTGATAGTTTTCATATCTCGGCGACAGCATTGACGTCACAACGGCTTCGGATGGACACGGTATCCGCGAACATCGCGAACGCCCAGACGACGCGAGGCAAACTCGTCGACGGAGAGTGGCAACCGTATACGCGGAAAATGACCGTCTTGCAGGAAGCGCCGTTTCGACAACAGTTGTCCGCTGTCAGCGGCGGCGTCGAAGTATCGCAAATCGTGGAAGACGAGAGCCCATATAAGCTCGTCTATGACCCGAGCCATCCGGATTCGGATGACCGGGGCTATGTTCAAATGCCGAACGTCGATTTGTTGAAAGAGATGGTCGACCTGATGGGGGCGACCCGGTCGTACGAGGCAAACATCGCAGCAATGAACGCCACGAAGGCGATGCTCGTCAAAGCGATGGAAATCGGTAAAGGATAA
- the flgB gene encoding flagellar basal body rod protein FlgB, with translation MNWIGTDYQLMKQAINHSVVNQKVISHNLSNIDTPNFRAKQAVFEQTLNNEMRLKLAGGRPSERSATTITDRAGGAMRSDGNNVDLDYEMSELARNQLQYEAMMEQLNRRLGGLKTVIRGGR, from the coding sequence ATGAATTGGATCGGCACCGACTATCAATTAATGAAGCAAGCGATCAACCATTCGGTCGTAAATCAAAAAGTCATCAGCCATAACCTGTCAAATATCGATACCCCGAACTTCCGGGCGAAACAGGCCGTGTTCGAACAGACGTTGAACAACGAGATGCGCCTCAAGCTGGCGGGTGGCCGTCCGAGCGAGCGCTCGGCGACGACGATCACGGACCGGGCCGGAGGGGCGATGCGAAGCGACGGGAACAACGTCGATCTCGACTATGAGATGAGCGAGTTGGCTCGGAACCAACTTCAATACGAAGCGATGATGGAACAACTGAACCGCCGACTCGGCGGACTCAAGACCGTCATTAGAGGAGGACGTTAA
- the codY gene encoding GTP-sensing pleiotropic transcriptional regulator CodY has product MNLLDKTRQLNTMLQQEASAHVDFKEMADKMREVLEANTFIVSRRGRLLGFAIKQQIENERMKAFLVDRQFPEPYASNLFNVKETTENIGIDSEYTAFPVENRELFLDSMTTIVPIIGGGERLGTLVLGRLNNEFTEDDLVLAEYSATVVGMEILREKAAEAEASARKKAVVQMAINSLSYSELEAIEHIFEELGGNEGLLVASKIADRVGITRSVIVNALRKLESAGVIESRSLGMKGTYIKILNDNFLFELQKLKSN; this is encoded by the coding sequence ATGAACTTACTAGACAAAACACGCCAATTGAACACGATGCTTCAACAAGAGGCAAGCGCGCACGTTGATTTTAAAGAAATGGCGGACAAAATGCGCGAAGTACTCGAAGCGAATACGTTCATCGTGAGCCGTCGCGGCCGCTTGCTCGGTTTCGCGATCAAACAACAGATCGAGAACGAACGGATGAAGGCGTTTTTAGTCGACCGCCAATTCCCGGAGCCTTATGCCTCGAACTTGTTCAACGTGAAAGAGACGACAGAAAACATCGGCATCGACAGTGAATATACAGCCTTCCCGGTCGAGAACCGTGAACTGTTCCTCGACTCGATGACGACGATCGTCCCAATCATCGGAGGCGGTGAACGTCTCGGGACACTCGTACTCGGCCGTCTCAACAATGAGTTCACGGAAGACGACCTCGTCTTGGCAGAATATAGCGCGACGGTCGTCGGAATGGAGATCCTGCGTGAGAAAGCGGCCGAAGCCGAGGCGTCGGCTCGTAAGAAGGCGGTCGTTCAAATGGCGATCAACTCGCTCTCTTATTCAGAGCTCGAAGCGATCGAACATATCTTCGAGGAGCTCGGTGGAAACGAAGGTCTGTTAGTTGCTTCCAAAATTGCCGATAGAGTGGGAATCACACGTTCGGTCATCGTCAATGCGCTCCGCAAATTGGAAAGCGCAGGTGTCATCGAATCACGTTCGCTTGGTATGAAAGGAACGTATATTAAGATACTAAATGACAACTTCTTGTTCGAATTACAAAAGTTGAAATCGAATTGA
- the hslU gene encoding ATP-dependent protease ATPase subunit HslU gives MKRELTPRQIVAELDRFVIGQKDAKRAVAIALRNRYRRQKLSADLRDEVTPKNILMIGPTGVGKTEIARRLAKLVGAPFVKVEATKFTEVGYVGRDVESMVRDLVEDSVRLVKEEKKEGVKEQAEVAATERILDALQGKAKVEPTASNPFEALFGGQGQKTEEPTSTQSSDRAQLRRLLELGELEERLIEVNLEEKQTVDLFQGQGMEGLSNLQDMLGQIVPKKRKKRKLPVREARPLIVAEEAENLLDMNEVHDEAVRRSEQMGIIFVDEIDKIATKSQDHAGVSREGVQRDILPIVEGSTVVTKYGPVKTDHVLFIAAGAFHMAKPSDLIPELQGRFPIRVELGSLTEEDFVKILTEPSQALIKQYTALLESEEISVEFTHSAIEEIARIATHVNRETDDIGARRLYTIMERVLEDLSFEAADMPQTHVQITPAYVKEKVGSIAEDRDLSQFIL, from the coding sequence ATGAAACGTGAACTGACACCACGCCAAATCGTAGCGGAGCTAGACCGCTTCGTCATCGGACAGAAAGATGCGAAACGCGCGGTCGCGATCGCGCTCCGCAATCGCTATCGGCGTCAAAAACTGAGCGCCGACTTGCGCGATGAAGTGACACCGAAGAACATCTTGATGATCGGACCGACCGGTGTCGGGAAGACGGAGATCGCACGACGGTTAGCCAAACTCGTCGGTGCACCGTTCGTCAAAGTCGAAGCTACGAAGTTCACGGAAGTCGGTTACGTCGGACGTGACGTCGAGTCGATGGTCCGGGACCTCGTCGAGGATTCGGTCCGTCTCGTGAAGGAAGAGAAGAAAGAAGGCGTGAAAGAACAAGCCGAGGTCGCAGCGACCGAACGCATCCTCGACGCCCTGCAAGGGAAAGCCAAGGTCGAGCCGACCGCATCCAATCCGTTTGAGGCGCTGTTCGGGGGTCAAGGTCAAAAGACCGAGGAACCGACGAGCACACAGTCGTCCGATCGCGCGCAATTGCGCCGCTTGCTTGAACTCGGTGAGCTCGAAGAACGGTTGATTGAGGTTAACCTCGAAGAAAAACAGACCGTCGACTTGTTCCAAGGACAAGGCATGGAAGGACTATCGAATCTCCAAGACATGCTCGGTCAAATCGTGCCGAAAAAACGGAAAAAGCGCAAACTGCCAGTCCGTGAAGCACGACCGCTCATCGTCGCTGAAGAAGCGGAGAACTTGCTCGACATGAACGAGGTTCATGACGAGGCCGTCCGCCGCAGTGAGCAGATGGGCATCATCTTCGTCGATGAGATCGACAAGATTGCGACGAAGTCGCAAGATCATGCTGGTGTCTCGCGGGAAGGGGTCCAACGTGACATCCTCCCAATCGTCGAAGGGTCGACCGTCGTGACGAAGTATGGCCCGGTCAAGACGGACCACGTGCTGTTTATCGCCGCCGGCGCGTTCCATATGGCCAAACCGTCCGATTTGATTCCTGAACTTCAAGGTCGGTTCCCGATTCGCGTCGAATTGGGCAGCTTGACCGAAGAAGACTTCGTCAAGATCTTGACCGAGCCGTCCCAAGCACTCATCAAGCAGTACACCGCTCTTCTCGAGTCTGAGGAGATCAGTGTCGAGTTCACGCATTCGGCCATCGAAGAGATCGCTCGTATCGCCACGCACGTCAACCGAGAGACGGACGACATCGGGGCCCGCCGCTTGTACACGATCATGGAGCGCGTGCTTGAGGACTTGTCGTTCGAGGCGGCCGATATGCCGCAGACACACGTTCAAATCACACCGGCTTATGTGAAAGAAAAAGTCGGATCGATCGCGGAAGATCGAGACTTGAGCCAATTTATACTATAA
- the hslV gene encoding ATP-dependent protease subunit HslV — MFHATTIFAVRHNGHGAMSGDGQVTFGNAVIMKNKAKKVRRLYGGKVVAGFAGSVADAFTLFEKFESKLEMYNGNLPRAAVELAKEWRGDKMLRQLEALLIVMDNDHLLLVSGNGEVIEPDDGILAIGSGGNYALAAGRALVRHSPEKTAEDIARAALEIAGELCVYTNDQVIVETIGGDSE; from the coding sequence ATGTTTCATGCAACCACGATTTTCGCGGTCCGTCATAACGGACACGGCGCGATGAGCGGAGATGGACAAGTCACGTTCGGGAACGCCGTCATCATGAAAAATAAGGCCAAAAAAGTAAGGCGTCTTTATGGCGGCAAAGTCGTCGCCGGATTTGCCGGCAGTGTCGCCGATGCGTTCACGTTATTCGAAAAGTTTGAATCAAAACTTGAGATGTACAACGGCAACTTGCCGCGTGCAGCCGTCGAGCTGGCCAAGGAATGGCGCGGGGATAAGATGTTGCGCCAACTTGAGGCCCTATTGATCGTCATGGATAACGACCATTTACTGCTCGTCTCTGGGAACGGAGAAGTGATCGAGCCGGACGACGGCATCTTGGCCATCGGTTCGGGCGGCAATTACGCGCTCGCCGCCGGACGTGCGCTCGTGCGTCATTCGCCGGAAAAAACGGCTGAAGATATAGCCCGGGCCGCACTCGAGATTGCCGGGGAGTTGTGCGTCTATACGAACGACCAAGTTATCGTAGAAACGATCGGAGGCGATTCTGAATGA
- a CDS encoding tyrosine-type recombinase/integrase, producing MGFVDDQQSFLRYCQVERRLSPHTKRSYEQTLDQYAAYCQSTHQDPYDVQSARRYLYALYEADTATTTVAQKVSCLKQFGKFVARETGGEPLFHGLTSPKRRKTLPTFAVPSEVEQLLKAAEGQDDPFLRARDVAIVEMLYGTGMRVAELCGMDVSSYDTGLAFVHVVGKGKKERYIPIGQFAIEALDRYLDLRQTCATSQETALFLSQKGNRVTTDQIRYVMKRLRKLGGLHKPLTPHSLRHSFATDLLERGADLRAVQELLGHESLSTTGRYTHVSTERLRAVYQATHPRK from the coding sequence ATGGGATTCGTTGACGATCAACAATCATTTTTACGCTATTGCCAAGTCGAACGCCGACTGTCTCCTCATACGAAACGCTCTTACGAGCAGACGCTCGACCAGTACGCCGCTTATTGCCAATCGACACATCAAGATCCATATGATGTGCAGTCGGCGCGGCGTTATTTATATGCCCTTTATGAGGCAGACACCGCTACGACGACGGTCGCCCAAAAAGTATCATGCCTCAAACAATTCGGGAAATTTGTGGCACGCGAGACGGGCGGCGAACCGTTGTTCCACGGGCTGACGTCGCCGAAGCGTCGCAAGACGCTACCGACGTTCGCCGTGCCGAGCGAGGTCGAACAGCTCCTGAAGGCAGCCGAAGGGCAAGACGACCCATTCCTGCGCGCCCGTGACGTCGCCATTGTCGAGATGTTGTACGGGACAGGCATGCGTGTCGCCGAGTTGTGCGGCATGGACGTGTCGTCCTACGATACTGGCCTCGCGTTCGTCCACGTCGTCGGGAAAGGGAAGAAAGAACGTTACATCCCAATCGGACAGTTCGCCATCGAGGCGCTCGACCGTTACTTAGACTTGCGGCAAACGTGCGCAACGAGTCAGGAAACGGCATTATTTCTCAGTCAAAAAGGGAATCGGGTGACAACGGACCAAATTCGCTACGTCATGAAGCGTCTCCGAAAACTTGGGGGCCTTCACAAGCCGTTGACGCCACACTCGCTCCGTCACAGCTTTGCGACGGACCTGCTCGAGCGCGGGGCGGACCTCCGCGCCGTCCAGGAGCTGCTCGGACACGAGTCGCTCTCGACGACGGGTCGTTACACCCACGTCTCGACTGAGCGTCTGCGAGCGGTCTATCAAGCTACACATCCGAGAAAGTAG